A DNA window from Fragaria vesca subsp. vesca linkage group LG3, FraVesHawaii_1.0, whole genome shotgun sequence contains the following coding sequences:
- the LOC101310882 gene encoding G-type lectin S-receptor-like serine/threonine-protein kinase At4g27290-like, translated as MNNLCFILLCVCFSKLSSAADTLSSSQNITDGNSSLVSPGGVFELGFFTPGLSKSRYLGIWYKNIPVKTVVWVANRGAPINDSSGHLMINTTTGTLVLLNKNKTVFWSSNSTKQTQNISPVVQLLDNGNLILRDEKEGANAGNYLWQSFDYPSDTLLPGMKLGWDLRTRLNRKLTAWKSPDDPSPGDFTWELQLHNYPEPAMFRDGKVFLRSGPWNGVLFSGKPAKALPALNFSFVMDENEVYTTIGMVNNSALERMMLNLTADYNRQSWIWSEADRNWTLYAAFPRDPCDSYGKCGGNGNCELTASPLCQCLDRFKPRSVEKWSLNNFSLGCKRKTPLTCKNDGFVTYPGLKLPDTTHTWIDKAMNLKECRAKCLSNCSCSAYTNLDVRGGGSGCAIWFDDLVDLKQIPGGDQDIYIKISGAELGGKDEKWKIGVIVASAVVVILAIILFGYCYILRLRHRKRFKGTQNNIEEQKEEDLELPLFDLSTIETATNNFSINNKLGEGGFGPVYKGTLIDGKEIAVKRLSKSSGQGMKEFKNEVILIAKLQHRNLVKLLGCCIQGMEKLLIYEYMPNKSLDSFIFDEVRRKLLDWHKRFNIICGIARGLLYLHQDSRLRIIHRDLKASNVLLDREMNPKISDFGLARTFGGDQTEGNTNRVVGTYGYMAPEYAIEGQFSVKSDVFSFGILMLEIISGKKSKGFYHLNHNLNLIGNAWRLWNGGRPLELIDEGFGESCNLSEVLRCIHVSLLCVQQQPEDRPTMSAVVQMLCSESALPQPKEPGFFSEKDLVEGGFPFLNNETSSNGLTITLLEALCLSLSLLKTSTSADSIPNHAGYELGFLNTPKGVHTRRSLLAPTSGDYCDNKDLCGSYSICIISSSQVCNCLEGFKPKAPDKYNNGQYSGGCDRTEALNCQNKDDGFVRYPGVKLPDPTDSRVNQSMSLEECRRNCLNNCSCVAYASSNVNGCTIWLGDLVNIKKLSNGGDDLYVRVPASELKANHSTKTKIVVIVASVVAVVIGMLLVAYCIHRRRTKFKEKMGKNGTANQNEDMELPIFSLSTIVTATDNFSFNKKLGEGGFGPVYKGTLADGQEIAVKRLSRSSGQGPTEFKNEVLLIAKLQHRNLVRLLGCCIEGEERLLIYEYMPNNSLDFYLFDENRARLLAWPQRFHIICGIARGLLYLHQDSRLRIIHRDLKASNVLLDKEMNPKISDFGMARTFGGDETEGVTRRVVGTYGYMAPEYAIDGLFSVKSDVFSFGILLLETLSGKRSRGFYDPVDNLNLIGHAWKLWKEGRSLELIDECLMYSCDLSEILGCFHISLLCVQELPEDRPNISTVVLMLGGGSALPQPKKPGFFVRKSSSEADSSSYKNETCSTNNETSSSKNHTYSNYDSTITVLEGR; from the exons ATGAACAACCTTTGCTTCATTCTTCTCTGCGTCTGTTTCAGTAAACTTTCATCTGCAGCTGATACCCTTTCTTCATCTCAGAACATCACTGATGGCAACTCCTCCTTGGTTTCCCCAGGTGGAGTGTTTGAACTGGGTTTCTTCACCCCAGGCCTTTCCAAATCCCGCTACTTGGGGATTTGGTACAAGAACATCCCAGTCAAAACCGTCGTTTGGGTTGCGAATCGAGGCGCCCCGATCAACGACTCCTCAGGCCATTTGATGATCAACACCACCACAGGGACTCTAGTTCTTCTCAACAAGAACAAGACAGTTTTTTGGTCATCAAATTCGACCAAACAGACCCAGAATATTAGTCCTGTTGTTCAGTTATTAGACAATGGCAATCTCATCCTCAGAGACGAGAAAGAAGGAGCCAACGCCGGCAACTATCTGTGGCAAAGCTTTGACTATCCGTCGGATACTTTGTTACCGGGGATGAAGCTGGGTTGGGACTTGAGAACCAGGCTTAACCGGAAACTAACTGCGTGGAAGAGTCCAGATGACCCTTCTCCTGGAGACTTCACATGGGAGTTGCAGCTGCATAACTACCCTGAGCCAGCTATGTTCAGAGACGGCAAAGTGTTTCTGCGGAGCGGTCCGTGGAATGGTGTTTTATTCAGCGGAAAACCGGCAAAGGCGCTACCGGCTTTGAACTTCAGCTTTGTCATGGATGAGAATGAGGTTTACACGACGATTGGAATGGTGAACAATTCAGCATTAGAGAGGATGATGTTGAATTTAACGGCTGACTACAACCGCCAGTCGTGGATTTGGTCTGAAGCAGACCGAAATTGGACACTCTATGCAGCATTTCCTAGGGACCCTTGTGACAGTTATGGCAAGTGTGGAGGGAATGGAAACTGTGAGCTTACTGCGTCCCCTTTGTGTCAATGCTTAGACAGATTCAAGCCTAGATCAGTGGAGAAGTGGAGCTTAAACAACTTTTCGCTTGGGTGTAAGCGAAAGACGCCACTGACGTGCAAGAATGATGGATTTGTGACATATCCCGGGTTGAAATTGCCGGATACAACGCATACTTGGATTGATAAAGCTATGAATCTCAAGGAGTGCAGGGCCAAATGCTTGTCTAATTGTTCATGTTCAGCGTACACAAACTTGGATGTTAGAGGAGGAGGTAGTGGTTGTGCAATCTGGTTTGATGATCTCGTAGACTTGAAGCAGATTCCAGGTGGTGACCAGGATATTTATATTAAGATCTCTGGTGCCGAACTAG GAGGAAAAGATGAGAAGTGGAAGATAGGAGTGATAGTTGCATCTGCTGTTGTCGTAATTCTCGCAATAATTTTATTTGGCTATTGTTACATTCTCAGACTCAGACACAGGAAAAGATTCAAAG GTACTCAAAACAACATTGAAGAGCAGAAGGAAGAAGACCTGGAACTACCATTGTTCGACTTGTCAACAATAGAGACTGCTACAAATAATTTTTCAATCAATAATAAACTTGGAGAAGGTGGTTTTGGACCTGTGTACAAG GGTACACTAATAGATGGAAAAGAAATTGCAGTGAAGAGGCTTTCAAAAAGTTCTGGACAAGGAATGAAAGAGTTCAAAAATGAAGTAATACTGATTGCAAAACTTCAGCACCGAAATCTTGTAAAGCTTCTTGGTTGTTGCATTCAGGGAATGGAGAAATTGCTAATATATGAATACATGCCCAATAAGAGTTTGGATTCCTTCATTTTTG ATGAAGTACGAAGAAAATTGTTAGACTGGCATAAGCGCTTCAACATTATCTGCGGTATTGCTAGGGGGCTTCTCTATCTTCATCAAGATTCACGATTGAGGATTATACACAGAGATCTAAAAGCAAGCAATGTGTTGCTTGATCGCGAGATGAACCCCAAAATCTCAGATTTTGGTCTTGCTAGAACTTTTGGCGGTGACCAAACTGAAGGAAACACAAACAGAGTTGTTGGAACATA TGGTTATATGGCTCCTGAATATGCCATTGAAGGGCAGTTCTCAGTAAAATCCGATGTCTTTAGCTTTGGTATCTTAATGCTGGAGATAATAAGTGGAAAGAAAAGTAAAGGGTTCTATCACTTGAACCACAATCTTAATCTTATTGGAAAT GCATGGAGGTTATGGAATGGAGGACGACCATTAGAACTGATAGATGAAGGGTTCGGTGAGTCATGCAACTTATCAGAGGTGTTGCGATGCATCCATGTCAGTCTCTTGTGTGTACAACAACAGCCGGAGGACAGGCCGACCATGTCAGCAGTAGTTCAGATGTTATGTAGTGAAAGTGCCTTGCCTCAGCCTAAAGAACCAGGATTCTTTTCAGAGAAAGATTTGGTTGAAGGAGGCTTTCCCTTTCTTAACAACGAAACGTCTTCTAATGGATTGACCATTACCCTACTTGAGGCTC TTTGCTTGTCCCTCTCTTTGTTAAAGACCTCAACTTCAGCTGATTCCATTCCCAACCATGCCGGGTATGAATTGGGTTTCTTGAATACACCAAAGGGTGTTCATACGAGGAGGAGTCTTCTGGCCCCAACTTCAGGAGACTACTGTGACAACAAAGACCTTTGTGGCTCCTATTCAATCTGTATCATCAGTAGTTCACAGGTTTGCAATTGTTTGGAAGGGTTTAAGCCTAAAGCACCAGACAAATATAACAATGGGCAATATTCAGGGGGTTGTGACCGCACTGAAGCTCTGAACTGCCAAAATAAAGATGATGGGTTTGTGAGATATCCTGGGGTAAAGTTGCCTGACCCTACAGATTCTCGGGTTAACCAAAGTATGAGTCTCGAGGAATGCAGGAGAAATTGCTTGAACAACTGTTCTTGTGTGGCTTATGCAAGCTCCAATGTCAATGGCTGCACTATCTGGCTTGGTGATTTAGTCAACATTAAGAAGCTTTCGAATGGTGGGGATGATCTGTACGTTCGAGTACCTGCGTCAGAATTAA AGGCAAACCACTCAACCAAGACAAAGATAGTGGTGATCGTTGCATCTGTTGTTGCGGTTGTTATTGGAATGCTCTTGGTTGCTTATTGCATTCACAGGAGGAGAACAAAGTTCAAAG AGAAAATGGGAAAGAATGGGACAGCGAATCAGAACGAAGACATGGAGCTACCAATATTTAGTTTGTCCACAATAGTCACTGCCACTGATAACTTTTCATTCAACAAGAAACTTGGAGAAGGTGGCTTTGGGCCTGTTTACAAG GGTACTCTAGCGGATGGTCAAGAAATTGCTGTGAAGAGACTCTCACGAAGTTCGGGACAAGGACCAACCGAGTTCAAAAATGAAGTACTTCTAATAGCCAAACTTCAGCACCGAAATCTTGTAAGGCTCCTAGGTTGTTGCATTGAGGGAGAAGAGAGGTTGTTGATTTATGAATACATGCCCAACAACAGCTTGGACTTCTACCTTTTTG ATGAAAATCGAGCAAGATTATTGGCTTGGCCTCAACGCTTTCACATCATCTGTGGGATAGCCAGGGGTCTTCTTTATCTGCATCAAGATTCCAGATTGAGGATTATTCATAGAGATCTTAAAGCAAGTAATGTTTTGCTCGATAAGGAGATGAACCCAAAAATCTCAGACTTTGGTATGGCTAGAACTTTTGGAGGAGATGAGACTGAAGGAGTTACAAGAAGAGTTGTTGGGACCTA TGGTTATATGGCACCAGAATATGCAATTGATGGTCTATTCTCTGTAAAATCCGACGTTTTTAGTTTTGGCATTTTATTGTTGGAAACTTTAAGCGGGAAGAGAAGTAGAGGATTTTATGACCCTGTTGATAACCTTAACCTCATTGGACAT GCATGGAAACTGTGGAAAGAAGGAAGATCTTTGGAGTTAATTGATGAATGCTTAATGTACTCCTGCGATCTATCAGAAATCTTGGGTTGCTTCCATATTAGTCTTTTATGTGTGCAAGAGCTTCCTGAGGACAGGCCAAATATTTCAACTGTGGTTCTCATGTTAGGTGGTGGTTCTGCCTTGCCTCAGCCCAAAAAACCAGGTTTCTTTGTTAGAAAAAGTTCATCTGAAGCAGATTCGTCTTCATATAAGAATGAAACATGTTCAACTAACAATGAAACTTCTTCAAGTAAGAATCATACATATTCAAACTATGACTCTACTATAACAGTATTGGAGGGTCGATAA
- the LOC101312614 gene encoding uncharacterized protein LOC101312614, giving the protein MENGVDWRIGEKFSGLTSPDLVRSTGTDDSDLLQVMKAVEAAEVTIKQQVEENIRLRSELEYKTLELHRRKQLLESSSPMPPRSSCLDPVGSHDELLRAPNSETSSQPEGEYDHLPRVDDSGEEGLMQLNHSGENKSVVEKIYENEREIMQLRRQLVDYSIKEAKIRNEKYVLESRIANMRLVFDQQQHDLADAASKAMVYRQDILEENIRLAYALQDVQQERSAFVSALLPILTDYSLQPQGHDAQSIASNVKILFRHLQEKLIMTESRLKQFQYQVRPLQSNSNQSSISNTQQSPPSHSIGAALEISNKDRLEMVTQPPSSHEKAPASPPAAAPQTQPAVPAKPTIARLDANRYRDDTPLGKQVKFREPEMQTNIDYDDHEEEYNESGGTSPYYPSPSYSRFLSPVHEDLFLEDDLLPAIEGLQISGEALPGHELQASGYSINGTTSCNFEWVRHLPDGSVNYIEGAKQPNYLLTADDVNTYLAIEVQPLDDRKRKGELVKVFANDHKKITCDPEMQSQIQKILQKGHGSFKVFEFTGFLDIWEPATLAIKRGSYSIKRSSEPSVVAAEKFSPNTFVSIPYGSPSEFMITDSDISGVNADHLLKTDDSSSSRDTLVLILRLFILRAVERRTRKGKKRVLFF; this is encoded by the coding sequence ATGGAGAACGGAGTCGATTGGAGAATCGGTGAGAAATTTTCAGGGTTGACGAGCCCTGATCTCGTTCGCTCCACCGGAACCGACGACAGTGACTTGTTGCAGGTCATGAAGGCCGTCGAAGCTGCGGAGGTCACCATCAAGCAACAGGTGGAAGAGAACATCCGGTTGAGGTCTGAGCTCGAGTACAAGACTCTCGAGCTCCACAGACGTAAACAGCTCCTGGAATCATCATCACCAATGCCGCCGCGTTCTTCGTGTCTCGATCCGGTTGGATCGCATGATGAGCTGTTGAGGGCTCCCAATTCCGAGACCAGCAGCCAGCCTGAAGGGGAGTATGATCATCTGCCGCGGGTTGATGATTCCGGGGAAGAAGGATTGATGCAGTTGAATCATTCCGGCGAGAATAAGTCTGTTGTGGAGAAAATTTATGAAAATGAGAGAGAGATTATGCAGCTGCGGAGGCAGCTGGTGGATTATTCGATCAAAGAAGCCAAGATTCGGAACGAAAAGTATGTTTTAGAGAGTCGGATTGCTAATATGCGCTTGGTGTTTGATCAGCAGCAACATGATCTTGCTGATGCTGCTTCCAAGGCTATGGTGTACAGGCAAGATATACTTGAGGAGAACATACGCCTGGCTTATGCTTTGCAGGATGTGCAGCAGGAGAGGTCGGCGTTCGTTTCGGCATTGCTACCTATTCTCACAGACTACTCATTGCAACCGCAGGGTCATGATGCTCAGTCTATTGCCAGTAATGTCAAGATTTTGTTTAGGCATTTGCAGGAGAAGCTTATTATGACAGAGTCGAGATTGAAGCAGTTTCAGTATCAAGTAAGACCATTACAGTCGAATTCCAATCAGTCTAGCATCAGTAATACCCAACAGTCACCTCCATCTCATTCCATTGGTGCAGCATTGGAAATTTCTAACAAAGATAGGCTAGAAATGGTTACTCAACCACCATCTTCCCATGAGAAAGCACCGGCTTCTCCTCCTGCTGCTGCTCCTCAGACTCAACCAGCTGTGCCTGCTAAGCCTACTATTGCTAGACTTGATGCAAATCGATATAGAGATGATACACCACTTGGTAAACAGGTCAAATTTCGTGAGCCTGAGATGCAAACAAACATAGATTATGATGATCATGAAGAGGAATACAATGAGAGTGGAGGAACTTCTCCCTATTATCCCAGCCCCTCTTATTCTCGGTTTCTATCACCGGTTCATGAAGATCTTTTCTTAGAAGATGATCTCTTACCAGCTATAGAAGGCCTCCAAATTTCGGGTGAAGCATTACCGGGACATGAGCTCCAAGCATCTGGATACTCCATTAATGGAACGACCAGTTGCAACTTTGAGTGGGTACGCCACCTTCCAGATGGATCTGTTAACTACATTGAAGGGGCAAAGCAACCAAACTATCTTCTCACTGCTGATGATGTCAATACATACCTTGCTATCGAAGTTCAACCCCTGGATGACAGGAAGCGAAAGGGAGAGCTCGTGAAGGTGTTTGCAAACGATCACAAGAAGATCACTTGTGACCCCGAAATGCAAAGCCAGATACAGAAGATTCTTCAAAAGGGTCATGGATCATTTAAGGTGTTTGAGTTCACAGGGTTTCTTGACATATGGGAACCTGCTACTTTGGCCATTAAGAGGGGATCTTACAGCATTAAGCGCAGCTCTGAACCTAGTGTGGTGGCGGCTGAGAAGTTTTCACCCAACACATTCGTTTCGATTCCTTATGGTAGCCCTTCAGAATTCATGATAACCGATTCTGATATTTCTGGTGTTAATGCTGATCATCTTTTAAAAACAGATGATAGTAGTAGTTCTAGAGATACACTTGTGCTCATATTGAGATTATTTATCCTAAGAGCTGTGGAGAGAAGGACAAGAAAAGGGAAAAAGAGGGTCTTATTCTTTTGA